Within the Methanomassiliicoccus sp. genome, the region CCCCTTGCCCTCGGTTAGGCGGAGGTCCTTGGCGAGCTTACGCCTGAGCTCTCCGCCGGCCTTGAGCGCGGCGATCTCCGAGCCCGCCAGGAACAGCAACAGGTCGCCCTCCTGGGCGTTCATCTGCTGTTCCAGCGCGGTGGTGACCTCCTTGGGGAAGTACTTGACGATGTTGCTCTGCAGTCCCTCGGAGGTCATGCGCATCCAGGTCAGACCGCCCATGCCCTGGGACTTAGCCCACTCGATGAGCCTATCCACTTCGTTGCGGCCGACCGCGGACTCGTCGCCAGCAGTCGACCTCATAAGATCGGCCTTGACGTTCATGCACTCGACCCGCCCGCCCTTGGAGAGTATCCGCTTAAAGATCTCGTAGTTCGCTCCTTTGACGATCTCAGTGACATCGCGGAGCTTGAGATCATAACGGATGTCCGGGGCATCGGTGCCGTAGCTGTGCATCGCCTCGTAGAAGGTGACCCGGGGGAACGGCGTTTTCAGCTCGGTTCCGTAGATTGCGCGCCACATGGAGGACAGAACCTCCTCGATGAGCGCCTGCACGTCGCGGTCGTCCACGAAAGACATCTCCACGTCCAGCTGAGTGAACTCCGGCTGGCGGTCGGACCGCGAGTCCTCGTCCCGGAAGCATCGGGCCACTTGGTAGTACTTGTCCATGCCTCCCACCATCAGCATCTGCTTGTACAACTGGGGGGACTGAGGAAGCGCATAGAAGGTGCCGAGCGAGATCCTCGACGGCACGATGAAGTCCCTGGCTCCCTCCGGCGTCTGGCGGCACAGGATGGGTGTCTCGACCTCGACGAAGCCGAGATCGTCAAGCGCCCGCCTTGCCGCGGCCACAAGGCGATGTCGGAACCGCAGGTTGTTGGCCATCTGGGTCCGCCTGAGGTCAAGGAACCGGTACTTGAGACGGAGGTCCTCCGACGGCAACAGGGACCCTTTCTGATCGGCCACCTCAAAGGGCAGGGGTCGGGAAGAGTTCAGCAGCCTAGCGTCCTCGATGAGCACCTCTAGCTGCCCGGTGGGGTTCCGAGAATCCTCGGTCCCGGGCACACGATTCCTGACCACTCCGGTGACCGAGATTACAGACTCTCGGCCGAAGGACTTGAGCATCCTCTCTAGGCTCTCGCGGCCGTCCCCTCTCGACATGGCCTCAGGGTCGTACACCACTTGGGTGGTGCCGTACGCGTCCGCCAGGTCAAAGAAGAGCACCCCGCCATGGTCTCGGGAGAACCTGATCCAGCCGGCCAGCTGTACATGCTTGTCCAGATGATCGGCGCGCAGTTCTCCGCAGGTGTGTGTCCTCATCATTTCCAGACCTCTTTAGAAGTCGCGGTCGTCCAAATATGTGGCCCCAAGATAAACCATTCGGTGCGGGGCCTTCAATTATCGATAGTGTGAAAGAAATATGGGTTGGGTTGGGCCCGAGACCCGATCATAGGATCTCATCCTGATGGTCCCCGGCGATATTCAGATCGGGGATGAACTGGTAGGGATCCTTGATCATGTTCAGCACCACGTAGGTGTTGGTCTTCTTGATGCCGTGGATGGTAAGCATGCGCTTGATCAGGTCAGAGAACTGGTCGCGGTTTTTGCAGGCCACCCAGGCGACCGAATCGCATTCCCCGGTGACGTCGAAGATGGCGAGCACGTTATCCATCGCCTTGATCTTGGCCTGCACGTCGAGGATATCTCCCTCGGTGTAGATATGCACCAGGGCCATGAACTCATATCCTAGCTTCAGGTAGTCGACGTTGGCTCGGTATCCCTTTACGATGCCCTGCTCCTCGAGATTCTTCACTCTTTGGATCAGAGTGGTGGGGTGGACCCCCAACCTCTTGGCGATCTGACGGTAGGAGCCCTGGCTGGATATGCAGAGTTCCTCGATGATGCGCTTGTCAAGCTCGTCTAGCATTTTAACTACCCTACTGGATGGTTGTCTAATGAGGATGGGGGTATAAGTAACTATTAGAGAGGGAGCGGTCCCGCCGGATTGTTATAGCCGGCCCGTAATCGTTAATAGCGGCCAATGATTAGCCACCGATGATGACCGTTTGCCTTTACCAGACCGATCCCAACTGCCGCCATTTCGAGTCTCGGGTCACGGAGGTGCGGGGTGACTGGATAGTCCTCGAGAGCACCGCTTTCTACCCCGGCGGAGGTGGACAGGACCCTGACCGGGGGACGCTCTCGGGAGCGGCTGTGGAGGAGGTCAAGAAGGACAACGGCAATGTGCTGCACAAGGTCCCCGGCCATCATTTCACGGTCGGAGACGTGGTGCAGGGGAAGATAGATTGGACGAGGCGATACGACCTCATGCAAGGGCATACCGGCGAACACCTGCTGTTCTCCAGTCTCTCCCGGGTCAGCCCGGAGCTCAAGGTGGTCAAGATCGCCATCACACCGGAGAAGAAGAGCGTCATCGTCTCCGGGGAGCTGGACTGGGAGAGGGTCAAAGAGGCCGAGCGGCTGGCCATGGAGGCCATCGCCCGCGAGCTGGCCATCACCGAACGGATCGTGGGACGGGACGACCCCTACCTGGAGGAGACGCGGGTCAAGCTGGACCGCATCCACGGAGACAGCGTGAGGATCATCGAGATCGGGGACGTGGACCGGGCGGCCTGCTCCGGCGTGCACGTGGAGAACACCCGGGAGCTGGAAATGCTGCTGGTCACCGGGGTGACCTCGGCCCGCCCGGTGGGGGACCTGGAGGTCGAGTTCCAGGTCGGGAACCGGGCGAAGATGAGCGCGGCCGAGCTGGCCATCACGGCCCTACGCGCGGCCGAGGCCCTGGGGTCCACGCCTAACGATCTCTTGGGGGCGCTTGGTAACCTGATCAGGGATCGGGAGAGAGCGACCGCTGCGCTCCGCAAGTACGGAGCTAAAGCGCTGGAGGAGCTCGTTCCCTCGGACATCAACGGCGTCAAGCTGTACTCGGGCATCTTCGAGAATATGGATAAGAAGACCATCACGGACGCCGCCACTCGGTTCATAAGGGACCG harbors:
- a CDS encoding alanine--tRNA ligase-related protein; translation: MTVCLYQTDPNCRHFESRVTEVRGDWIVLESTAFYPGGGGQDPDRGTLSGAAVEEVKKDNGNVLHKVPGHHFTVGDVVQGKIDWTRRYDLMQGHTGEHLLFSSLSRVSPELKVVKIAITPEKKSVIVSGELDWERVKEAERLAMEAIARELAITERIVGRDDPYLEETRVKLDRIHGDSVRIIEIGDVDRAACSGVHVENTRELEMLLVTGVTSARPVGDLEVEFQVGNRAKMSAAELAITALRAAEALGSTPNDLLGALGNLIRDRERATAALRKYGAKALEELVPSDINGVKLYSGIFENMDKKTITDAATRFIRDRAACVLGTVGERFMLIVACDPSIKVNCVEVLNKALEKVGGRGGGKSNFATGGAPESKGAEEAIVVAIALVTDALMNE
- the aspS gene encoding aspartate--tRNA ligase, whose product is MMRTHTCGELRADHLDKHVQLAGWIRFSRDHGGVLFFDLADAYGTTQVVYDPEAMSRGDGRESLERMLKSFGRESVISVTGVVRNRVPGTEDSRNPTGQLEVLIEDARLLNSSRPLPFEVADQKGSLLPSEDLRLKYRFLDLRRTQMANNLRFRHRLVAAARRALDDLGFVEVETPILCRQTPEGARDFIVPSRISLGTFYALPQSPQLYKQMLMVGGMDKYYQVARCFRDEDSRSDRQPEFTQLDVEMSFVDDRDVQALIEEVLSSMWRAIYGTELKTPFPRVTFYEAMHSYGTDAPDIRYDLKLRDVTEIVKGANYEIFKRILSKGGRVECMNVKADLMRSTAGDESAVGRNEVDRLIEWAKSQGMGGLTWMRMTSEGLQSNIVKYFPKEVTTALEQQMNAQEGDLLLFLAGSEIAALKAGGELRRKLAKDLRLTEGKGHQFVWLVGCPLFQKDSVSGQLEAFHHAFVRPENMNLGECKDLTSIQGLSYDLVLDGSEIGSGSVRCHDPEVQRKVFKLLGMSDEKIDNDFGFFLEALGYGAPPHGGIALGVDRLVSILLGCDTIREVIAFPKNKKFQCPMDGSPAKVEEGKLSELQLLCLVGDEEDEKN
- a CDS encoding Lrp/AsnC family transcriptional regulator, translating into MLDELDKRIIEELCISSQGSYRQIAKRLGVHPTTLIQRVKNLEEQGIVKGYRANVDYLKLGYEFMALVHIYTEGDILDVQAKIKAMDNVLAIFDVTGECDSVAWVACKNRDQFSDLIKRMLTIHGIKKTNTYVVLNMIKDPYQFIPDLNIAGDHQDEIL